A stretch of Acidimicrobiales bacterium DNA encodes these proteins:
- the gpmA gene encoding 2,3-diphosphoglycerate-dependent phosphoglycerate mutase, with protein MSTLVLLRHGESTWNAENLFTGWWDCPLSDAGEAQAAEAGRLLAEADVDLDVLHTSVLTRAIQTAQLALAQMGRPWLPVRRHWRLNERHYGDLTGRNKAETAAKFGADQVKVWRRSYDVPPPPIAADNDHNPNDDRRYRDLAPDVVPGSECLADVVDRMLPYWFDAIVPDLVAGRVTLVVAHGNSLRALVKHLDRIGDDEIAELNIPTGVPFVYELGPDFRPLDTKGLLDRALGDVAAAKAAAEAVANQAKA; from the coding sequence ATGTCGACCCTCGTCTTGTTGCGTCACGGCGAAAGCACCTGGAACGCCGAGAACCTGTTCACCGGTTGGTGGGACTGCCCCCTGTCGGATGCGGGCGAGGCACAGGCCGCCGAGGCGGGCCGCTTGCTGGCCGAAGCCGACGTCGACCTCGACGTCCTGCACACCTCGGTGCTCACCCGAGCCATCCAGACCGCCCAGCTCGCGCTGGCCCAGATGGGACGTCCGTGGCTGCCGGTGCGGCGTCACTGGCGCCTCAACGAGCGCCATTACGGCGACCTGACCGGCCGCAACAAGGCCGAGACCGCCGCGAAGTTCGGCGCCGACCAGGTGAAGGTGTGGCGGCGCAGCTACGACGTGCCACCGCCGCCGATCGCCGCCGACAACGATCACAACCCCAACGACGACCGCCGCTACCGCGACCTCGCGCCCGACGTGGTACCCGGATCCGAGTGCCTCGCCGACGTGGTCGACCGCATGCTGCCCTACTGGTTCGACGCGATCGTGCCCGACTTGGTGGCCGGCCGGGTCACGCTCGTGGTAGCGCACGGCAACTCGTTGCGGGCACTCGTCAAGCACCTCGACCGGATCGGCGACGACGAGATCGCGGAGCTCAACATCCCGACCGGCGTGCCGTTCGTGTACGAGCTCGGCCCCGACTTCCGCCCCCTCGACACCAAGGGCCTCCTGGACCGGGCGCTCGGTGACGTGGCGGC